DNA from Xylanibacillus composti:
GTTGATGCCCAACCGCTCCATGAAATGCGGATTCGTCTCCTCATTGAGGTCAAAACGCCAATGCAGCGGTGCGTGATGCCGGGTCAAAACCGGGTATTCATAGCGCTCGTAAACTCCATTATAGAAATCAGACTTCACTTTGTTCGGACGGCTCAACAATTGTTCCTGCTGCTTGAGCAATTCATGATATTTGCTGTGAACCATGTTATCTCCACCTTTCCAATGATACAAGCATAATAGCGAATAATTATTAGCTAATCGATAAGCAAATATTAAACTCCCCCAGTTGTTTTGTCAATGCAACCAGAGCCATCCACACCTGTCACCCCGGAGACATATTGCTTTGCCTGTCCGGTCGACGGCCGAATCCCGTACATCATTGGGCAACACGCGGTATGCTCGAAAAGTGAGGATAGCTCGCGTGCAGTGAACAACTTCGGCGGGAGCATTATAATAAGAGAAATTCGTGGTCGAAAAGCATTAAGAACTAACTTAGTGGCATTCTTTAGAGGAAAAATACGGACTTAAATCCGCGATCAACTGAATGAACAAGAAAACGAGCCGCCAATAGGACCGGGGAATTCCGTTATTTTCATTTGATGTGCCATATCCTGCGGTATAAGACCATCTACGTCTGTTATTTCTCCGATCCTTTGCAGCAGCAGCCGGCTGGAGCTCGCGCCAACCTTCGCGTCAGTCTGCACTTATTTCACAGCACCTTGCGTGAAGCCATTGTATATATATTTCTGCAGGGACAAGAACACAATCAATGTCGGCAGTATCGCGATCATAATCCCCGCACTGATAATTTCCCACTGCGTGCCGTAAGGCCCTTTGAACTTGAATAGTGCTGTTGAGACTACCTGCAGCTCTGTCTTCGGCATATACAGAAACGGAATGTAGAAGTCGTTATAAATATTGACCCCTTTCACGATAAGCACCGTTGCAATCGCCGGCTTCAGCAGCGGCAGAATGATGCGAGCAAAAATCGTCAAGTACGAAGCGCCGTCCAGCATCGCCGATTCATCCAGCTGCTGGGAGATTTGGCTGATGAACTGGATAAAAATATAGACAGAAATAATATCTGTCCCCATGAACAGCACGATTGCCGCAGCGCGTGTATTGAACAGACCGAGGTCATTGATTATCTGAAATGTGGCGACCTGTGTCGTAACCGAGGGGATCAGGGTAGCCAGCAGAAAGAGCCCCATTATGGCCTTGCTTCCGAAAAATTCGAAGCGGCTCAGAATATAAGCAATCATTGTACCGATCAGAATGGCACCCACAATCGAAATCGCCAGGATGATCACCGTATTCATGAAGCCGACCAGCATATTGCCATCGACGAATGCCTTGCGGTAGTTGGCGAAATTCAGCCAATTCTCAGGCGGCGAGAGCGCTGTCGAGCGTGCCATCTCCGCACGTGACTTCAGTGAAGTAAAGAGTACGACAATGAGCGGCAGCAGCGCCGCGAATGCCCCCAGTATCAATGTGAAGTACTTGAATACTGACATGACGGTGTAGTTGAGCCGCATAGTCCGATCAAGCTCCTTTCTCACCGAACAATTTGTTCTGAATCAAAGTCACGATGATAACGATCAAGAGCAGCACAACGGCCATGGCGGACGCCAAACCAAACTTGCTAAATTTGAATGCCGTCTCCACCGTCTGGATGACGAAGGTGCGGCTGCCGTTAGCCCCACCTGTCATGATGTACGGAATCTCGAACACGCTGATCGCGCCGCTGATGGACAGAATAACATTCAGCTCAATGATTCGCCGTATGCTCGGCATGATAATGTAGCGAAATTGATGCCAGCGGTTGGCTCCGTCGATATCCGCCGCTTCATAGATATCCCCCGGAATGGACGAGATCGTGCCGAGGAAAATGATAAAGTTGAAGCCCATGTAGCGCCAAACCGAAGTAGCTGCCAGCGAAACATTGATAATGTCCGGATTGCCAAGCCAAAGTTGCGTAAACTCTCCCAATCCAAGGACTTGCAGCAAAGCATCCAGCGTGCCGTCGGGGCGGAAAAAATACATAAAAATAAAACCGATTGCCACCCCGTTCAGCAAAAATGGAAAAAACAGCACGCCCTTAAAAAAGTTTTTGCCCCGCACCTTGAAGCTCAGTATAGTGGCAAAATACAGGGCAAGCCCCATCTGGATAAAGGTAGCGACAAAATAATACAGACTGACAGTAAAAACACCGAAATATTCTGGCCGCGTAAAGATGGTGACATAGTTGTCCAATCCAATAAATTGCATATTCCTGGAAAATCCGTTCCAGGAGAAAAAACTGTAGTAAATCATCCGATACAGAGGGAAATACGAAAAGGTAATCAAAAACGCAAGGGGAATGATGGAAAATGCGATGATAATGACTCTCCGCTGCGCCTTATAGCTTAAGCGCGCAAAGGAAAGCGCAAATTTCTGCCCTCCGCCGCCTTGCTGGTTACTTACTGTGCTGGCCATACTGGCATCCTCCCATGCGCATGATGCTGATTCCTACGGCTTGGAGATAGGGGAAGGGCATGCCAGCCCTCCCCCTGTACCTCCTGTCCCTCTCCAATTCAACTAGTGCGGTTACTGTCCGGTAACGTCCTGCATGGCGCGCGCCCACCGATTATTCAAGTCGGCGAATATGTCATCGAGCGACTCTTTCCGGTTGCCCAAAGCCGCCTCAATGATGCGCTGCTTAAAGTTCGGCTGCAGCAACCCTACCTCCGATTGCTGGTCAATTCGGTCGACCCAGCCTGTCTCCTCTGTAGGTGCCGGCCGGTCAGCAATCAGTTCTACGCCAAGCTCTTCAAAGCTGGCCAATGTCTCGGGCATAGCTTCGCCCCTCAATGGCGAGATGCCGCCCTCCGAGGTTGCATAGCCGGATTCATCGGCGAACCAGTAAAGCCATGCCAACGCAGCTTCCTTATTGTTCGAGTTAACGTTAACCGCTTGCTTGTAATCGCCCCCTGAAGTGGAGTAAATGGTTCCATCCTCGCTTGTATAGGGGAACGGCATGTAGGCAATGTCTTCCGGATTTTCCGCCTGTCCTTGAATTTGCGTAATGGCCCAGGAGCCAAGTACCATTGCTCCAATTTCGCCATTCGCCATCATTGTCTTCGATGTTTCCCAATCGGTTGTCGTCGGATCCCGTTCAATCAGCCCTTCTCTTGCCAAGTCATACATCAAGCCATATATGACGCCATGCGGCTTGTTCCGTTGAAACGGTTCCGGGTCGCGCACCAGCTCATAGTTGACGAAGTCGGGATCAGCGGCAATCGCCGTACGGTTCGGTTCCCACTGAGTCAGCGGCCAGCCGGCAGCATAGTTCGTGTAGAGCGGAATGGCATCCGTATTTTCTTTAATTGCCCGCATGGCCGCCATGAAAGCTTCCGGTGTCATCGGCAGCTCCGTGATGCCCGCTTGTTCGAATACCCTTCGGTTATAAACAATGCCCTGGGCATTTACGGTAATCGGGATGCCATAGGAAGTGCCTTCATACGACTTCTCGTCAACGAACAGGTATTTCTCGCTCAGATTCTCGACCGATCCGAGCGGCTCGAAGAAGGTAGGCAAATCCTGGGCCACTACATCATTCGGTATAAGCAGCACATCTCCGTAGTCCTTGGTGTTCATGCGAATTTTCACTTGGCCTTCATAATCGGTAATGGCTTCAAAGTCCACATTAATATTGGGATACTTCTCATTGAATCGCGGTACATACTGCTCCCGAAATACGGTATCCACGATGTCGGTACGGTTCGTAAGGACCGTAATATCTCCCCGGATATCCTCCGGGGCCCGATCGCCGTTTTGGGCGCCGCCATTTCCGGCTCCGCCGCCGTTCCCCGCAGCCCCTCCCTCGCCAGTATTGCCGCCCCCGCCGCAACCCGCCACTACACCAATTAGCAGCAGCAAGCACAGAAGCAGCATTGTGTATTTTTGTCTGGTCATCGCATCATACCCCCTGCAAGTCTTTGAAAAGATAAGCCGCTTGTATGTCAAGCCAACTCTTAGCACGGTTAGTATGGTTCGCGCAGAAGGAAGATATGCACACAGCTTCCTGTGCTGGAATCTGCTGGACTTCCCGTTCCAAATAAAAAAACTGCCCTCCGGTTGAATGGTCTCAACCGCGGAAGACAGTCTGCAATAAATCATATGCGATTCAGTAGAAACTATTATACGCTCTGCCTAATGGCCGATACTGACTGGCGGTGAATGATTGTGCCTTTCACCATCTGTCGGCCAATCGTATACTTCGGATTTCTTACCTTCTGGATGATGCTCTTGACGGCAGCTTGCGACATTTCTTCCACATTCACTTCCACAGTCGTCAGCTGCGGATCGCAAATGGCGGAATAAATATCGTTGTCGAAACCGACCACGGAACAATCCTCTGGCACGCGATAGCCCATCTGCTTCAGCTTGTTCGTTAAAATATAAGCGATATGATCGCAATTGCATACGAAGGCCGTTGGCATTTCATCAGGAAGCTGCAAATCGATGAAGATCCCTCTGCGATCCCGGTCCGGAATTACGTAATCCTCCTTCAGCTTGAGATGATGCTCCA
Protein-coding regions in this window:
- a CDS encoding carbohydrate ABC transporter permease codes for the protein MRLNYTVMSVFKYFTLILGAFAALLPLIVVLFTSLKSRAEMARSTALSPPENWLNFANYRKAFVDGNMLVGFMNTVIILAISIVGAILIGTMIAYILSRFEFFGSKAIMGLFLLATLIPSVTTQVATFQIINDLGLFNTRAAAIVLFMGTDIISVYIFIQFISQISQQLDESAMLDGASYLTIFARIILPLLKPAIATVLIVKGVNIYNDFYIPFLYMPKTELQVVSTALFKFKGPYGTQWEIISAGIMIAILPTLIVFLSLQKYIYNGFTQGAVK
- a CDS encoding ABC transporter substrate-binding protein, whose product is MTRQKYTMLLLCLLLLIGVVAGCGGGGNTGEGGAAGNGGGAGNGGAQNGDRAPEDIRGDITVLTNRTDIVDTVFREQYVPRFNEKYPNINVDFEAITDYEGQVKIRMNTKDYGDVLLIPNDVVAQDLPTFFEPLGSVENLSEKYLFVDEKSYEGTSYGIPITVNAQGIVYNRRVFEQAGITELPMTPEAFMAAMRAIKENTDAIPLYTNYAAGWPLTQWEPNRTAIAADPDFVNYELVRDPEPFQRNKPHGVIYGLMYDLAREGLIERDPTTTDWETSKTMMANGEIGAMVLGSWAITQIQGQAENPEDIAYMPFPYTSEDGTIYSTSGGDYKQAVNVNSNNKEAALAWLYWFADESGYATSEGGISPLRGEAMPETLASFEELGVELIADRPAPTEETGWVDRIDQQSEVGLLQPNFKQRIIEAALGNRKESLDDIFADLNNRWARAMQDVTGQ
- a CDS encoding carbohydrate ABC transporter permease, which codes for MASTVSNQQGGGGQKFALSFARLSYKAQRRVIIIAFSIIPLAFLITFSYFPLYRMIYYSFFSWNGFSRNMQFIGLDNYVTIFTRPEYFGVFTVSLYYFVATFIQMGLALYFATILSFKVRGKNFFKGVLFFPFLLNGVAIGFIFMYFFRPDGTLDALLQVLGLGEFTQLWLGNPDIINVSLAATSVWRYMGFNFIIFLGTISSIPGDIYEAADIDGANRWHQFRYIIMPSIRRIIELNVILSISGAISVFEIPYIMTGGANGSRTFVIQTVETAFKFSKFGLASAMAVVLLLIVIIVTLIQNKLFGEKGA